Proteins encoded by one window of candidate division WOR-3 bacterium:
- the lolA gene encoding outer membrane lipoprotein chaperone LolA, whose protein sequence is MKMKILPIAMCAVCLLTYGIDMEKIIDKTVEKYENLNSFYAEFQQTLCDESSGMCMSYEGKIYYLKPNFFRLEMDDPKQIYVGDSVSLWIYIPSKKKAIRQSLGEVPFHINPDMFLKNYKERFNAELTGEEGDYVYITLTPKKQTEIYNNIVIKIHKDKFEIAGINVTDAAGQENKFDFEKIEMNKKLSKELFHFAPPEGTKIDEY, encoded by the coding sequence ATGAAAATGAAGATATTACCCATAGCAATGTGTGCCGTCTGCCTTCTGACGTACGGCATCGATATGGAAAAAATAATCGACAAAACAGTCGAGAAATATGAAAATCTCAACAGTTTCTATGCGGAATTTCAGCAGACACTCTGTGATGAATCAAGCGGAATGTGTATGAGTTATGAAGGAAAGATATATTACCTCAAACCCAATTTTTTCCGTCTGGAAATGGATGATCCGAAACAGATATATGTAGGCGACAGTGTCTCTCTCTGGATATACATACCGTCGAAGAAAAAGGCGATACGACAGAGTCTCGGCGAAGTTCCTTTCCACATAAATCCAGATATGTTTTTGAAAAACTACAAAGAAAGATTCAACGCGGAATTGACCGGTGAAGAAGGCGATTACGTGTATATCACCTTGACACCTAAGAAGCAGACTGAAATCTACAACAACATAGTTATAAAGATACATAAAGATAAATTTGAGATCGCCGGGATCAATGTAACGGATGCCGCTGGGCAGGAGAATAAATTCGATTTTGAAAAAATCGAGATGAACAAGAAGCTTTCAAAAGAACTGTTTCATTTCGCACCACCGGAAGGTACCAAGATAGATGAATACTGA
- a CDS encoding PaaI family thioesterase, translated as MNTDFLMDDRCFACGAANSNGLQLQIEETADGVRAVIRPPKWSQGYKEMVHGGIISTILDEMTVWAAFKKGHRCVTAELTVRIKKAMKVAEEYLATGRVLRIKHRLVEAESEITDRDNETVAFARAKLIKIQ; from the coding sequence ATGAATACTGATTTCTTAATGGATGACAGATGCTTCGCATGCGGCGCTGCAAACAGCAACGGGCTTCAATTACAGATAGAAGAAACCGCAGACGGTGTAAGAGCGGTGATAAGACCGCCCAAATGGTCTCAGGGTTATAAAGAAATGGTCCACGGCGGAATCATATCGACGATCCTCGATGAAATGACGGTGTGGGCGGCGTTTAAAAAGGGCCATCGATGTGTCACTGCTGAATTGACTGTACGGATAAAAAAAGCGATGAAGGTAGCTGAAGAATATCTCGCAACCGGAAGAGTGTTGAGAATAAAACACAGATTAGTGGAAGCCGAATCAGAAATAACAGACAGAGATAATGAAACCGTCGCCTTTGCCCGCGCCAAATTGATAAAGATTCAATGA
- the rimO gene encoding 30S ribosomal protein S12 methylthiotransferase RimO, with protein sequence MRVNLISLGCPKALVDSEKILGALGASGICITTSITDSDIIILNTCGFIEPALRETEAEIETLSKYVKETGKRLYVFGCAVNRFKQRLKDKYPQVTKWFTLEQTRELIRTIKAEAADIESRLLSTKGYAYLKIADGCSNYCSYCTIPFIKGEYRSVEMKSLTAEAVELTKLGAKEIILIAQDTTAYGIDIYKKPMLVPLIKNLTEIRDIEWIRIMYAHPKTISEEMISEIMANDKVCKYIDLPIQHINDRILRLMNRGVERHRIEEVIHRLMNIKGISIRTTVIVGFPTETNDEFEELLDFLKAVEFDWIGVFPYFKEPGTKAAALPQVPDELINQRFETLIALQKEKMTTRNRKMLGTVQKTIIHRRNGDFIGHCRSSAPDIDSNIVIKSSELELGGIYDIKITGMDEYDLHGVAVKQRGVDLKADRK encoded by the coding sequence ATGAGGGTGAACTTAATCTCCTTGGGGTGTCCCAAGGCACTCGTTGATTCAGAAAAGATACTCGGCGCCCTCGGAGCATCCGGTATCTGTATAACCACCTCCATAACCGACAGCGATATCATAATCCTAAATACCTGCGGTTTTATCGAACCGGCGCTGCGGGAAACCGAAGCAGAGATCGAAACGCTCTCAAAATATGTGAAGGAAACCGGCAAAAGGCTCTATGTATTCGGGTGTGCCGTGAACCGATTTAAACAAAGACTGAAAGATAAGTATCCTCAGGTAACGAAGTGGTTCACCCTTGAACAGACCAGAGAGCTTATTCGGACAATAAAGGCTGAAGCTGCTGATATCGAAAGCAGGCTGCTGTCCACAAAAGGATATGCCTATCTGAAGATCGCGGACGGCTGTTCAAATTACTGCAGCTACTGCACCATTCCTTTTATCAAAGGTGAATACAGAAGCGTCGAGATGAAGAGTCTGACGGCTGAGGCGGTTGAACTGACAAAACTCGGAGCCAAAGAGATAATACTCATCGCTCAGGACACCACTGCCTATGGTATTGATATCTATAAAAAACCCATGCTCGTACCGCTCATCAAAAACCTGACTGAAATCCGTGACATCGAATGGATAAGGATTATGTACGCTCACCCGAAGACCATTTCTGAAGAGATGATTTCCGAGATTATGGCCAATGACAAGGTTTGCAAATATATCGACCTGCCGATTCAGCACATCAATGACCGAATCCTCCGTCTTATGAACCGCGGTGTTGAACGACACCGCATCGAAGAGGTGATCCACCGTCTTATGAATATTAAAGGAATTTCTATAAGAACGACCGTAATCGTCGGTTTTCCGACTGAAACAAACGATGAATTTGAAGAACTCCTCGATTTTCTCAAGGCAGTGGAATTTGACTGGATCGGCGTATTTCCTTATTTCAAGGAGCCGGGCACAAAGGCTGCGGCTCTGCCCCAGGTGCCGGATGAATTGATTAACCAGCGGTTTGAAACACTAATCGCCCTTCAAAAAGAGAAGATGACAACGCGAAACCGAAAGATGCTCGGAACTGTTCAGAAAACCATAATCCACCGACGCAACGGAGATTTCATCGGACACTGCCGGTCGTCAGCGCCGGATATCGACAGCAACATCGTAATCAAATCATCAGAACTGGAACTGGGCGGCATTTATGACATAAAAATCACCGGCATGGATGAATATGACCTGCACGGCGTTGCGGTTAAACA